In Roseisolibacter agri, one genomic interval encodes:
- a CDS encoding class I SAM-dependent methyltransferase — protein sequence MSAALRQSILALAIVTTACRGGSATPASRADSAPAARADADTTAAADSITPRRASRGAAADRFPTPSRPVSDIVAPRWSSEESRDDAGEARQVLDLMKVGPGTNVADVGAGDGYYTVRVAERVAPKGTVWAEDIEADYLRLLQRRLRTTPQPNVVLTLGEPHDPRLPPDAVDVALLIHMYHEIEQPFGLLYNLWPSLRPGARVGILDTTRPTNQHGTPPALLKCELEAMGYRQTSFHQTSPNEYLAVFAAPENEAALTAPDRVKGRLDALGCDRIARRTAEGGE from the coding sequence ATGAGCGCCGCCCTGCGCCAGTCCATCCTCGCGCTGGCGATCGTCACGACGGCGTGTCGCGGCGGCAGCGCGACCCCGGCCTCGCGCGCCGACTCCGCGCCCGCGGCGCGCGCCGACGCCGACACCACCGCGGCCGCCGACAGCATCACGCCGCGTCGCGCGTCGCGTGGCGCCGCGGCCGACCGCTTTCCCACCCCGAGCCGTCCGGTCTCCGACATCGTCGCGCCGCGCTGGTCGAGCGAGGAGTCGCGCGACGACGCGGGCGAGGCGCGCCAGGTGCTCGACCTGATGAAGGTCGGCCCCGGCACCAACGTCGCCGACGTGGGCGCGGGCGACGGCTACTACACGGTGCGCGTGGCCGAGCGCGTGGCGCCGAAGGGCACGGTGTGGGCGGAGGACATCGAGGCCGACTACCTGCGGCTGCTCCAGCGGCGACTGCGCACCACGCCGCAGCCGAACGTCGTGCTCACCCTCGGCGAGCCGCACGATCCGCGGCTGCCGCCCGACGCGGTGGACGTCGCGCTGCTGATCCACATGTACCACGAGATCGAGCAGCCCTTCGGCCTGCTCTACAACCTCTGGCCATCGCTGCGGCCGGGTGCGCGCGTCGGCATCCTCGACACGACGCGTCCGACGAACCAGCACGGCACGCCGCCCGCCCTGCTAAAGTGCGAGCTGGAGGCGATGGGCTACCGACAGACGAGCTTCCACCAGACGTCGCCGAACGAGTACCTCGCAGTGTTCGCCGCGCCCGAGAACGAGGCCGCGCTGACGGCGCCCGACCGCGTGAAGGGCCGCCTGGACGCGCTGGGCTGCGACCGCATCGCGCGCCGCACCGCGGAGGGCGGCGAGTGA
- the arfB gene encoding alternative ribosome rescue aminoacyl-tRNA hydrolase ArfB has translation MSAPVPPTLEEGDDVLIVSPALAIPRAELDAKATRAGGPGGQHVNTSSTRIELRWNVRTSRAPSDAQRERLLERLASRLDADGNIRVVASEHRSQRQNRDAAEGRLANLVRAALVVPKVRRATKPSRAAKAKRLDEKKKHSDKKRERRRGVDD, from the coding sequence GTGAGCGCGCCGGTCCCGCCGACGCTCGAGGAGGGTGACGACGTCCTGATCGTGAGCCCCGCACTCGCGATCCCGCGCGCGGAGCTGGACGCGAAGGCCACGCGCGCCGGCGGCCCGGGCGGGCAACACGTCAACACGTCGAGCACGCGCATCGAGCTGCGGTGGAACGTGCGCACCTCGCGCGCGCCGAGCGACGCGCAGCGCGAGCGGCTGCTGGAGCGGCTGGCGTCGCGGCTGGACGCGGACGGCAACATCCGCGTGGTGGCGAGCGAGCATCGCAGCCAGCGGCAGAACCGCGACGCGGCGGAGGGGCGGCTCGCGAACCTGGTGCGCGCGGCGCTCGTGGTGCCGAAGGTGCGGCGGGCGACCAAGCCCTCGCGCGCCGCCAAGGCGAAGCGCCTGGACGAGAAGAAGAAGCACTCCGACAAGAAGCGCGAGCGACGACGCGGGGTGGACGACTAG
- a CDS encoding penicillin-binding protein activator LpoB, producing MLADPVHHYPRPATRGPSAARPLARSIALALCAVLATGVATACNNTRVARIDPASVTDLSGRWNDADSRLVAQALVGQALEAPWLARASDQRGGQAPSLIVGRFGNRTLEHIPVGTFVKDVERALAGTGAVTVVASADERGELRAERADQQQFASAGTRGRLASETGARYVLQGEVQAIEDAEGRERVIYYQVDAALVDLESNAKVWVGQHKIKKYVDRRRFGW from the coding sequence ATGCTCGCCGATCCCGTCCATCACTACCCGCGTCCCGCCACGCGCGGTCCGTCCGCCGCGCGGCCACTGGCGCGTTCGATCGCGCTCGCGCTGTGCGCCGTGCTCGCGACCGGTGTCGCGACTGCCTGCAACAACACGCGCGTCGCGCGCATCGACCCGGCCTCCGTCACCGACCTCTCGGGGCGCTGGAACGACGCCGACTCGCGCCTCGTCGCGCAGGCGCTGGTGGGCCAGGCGCTGGAGGCGCCGTGGCTCGCCCGCGCGTCCGACCAGCGCGGCGGCCAGGCACCCAGCCTCATCGTCGGCCGCTTCGGCAACCGCACTCTGGAGCACATCCCCGTCGGCACGTTCGTGAAGGACGTCGAGCGCGCGCTGGCCGGGACCGGCGCGGTGACGGTGGTCGCCAGCGCCGACGAGCGCGGCGAGCTGCGCGCCGAGCGGGCGGACCAGCAGCAGTTCGCGAGCGCGGGCACGCGGGGGCGGCTCGCCAGCGAGACCGGCGCGCGCTACGTGCTGCAGGGCGAGGTGCAGGCGATCGAGGACGCCGAGGGGCGCGAGCGCGTGATCTACTACCAGGTGGACGCCGCGCTCGTCGACCTCGAGTCGAACGCGAAGGTCTGGGTGGGCCAGCACAAGATCAAGAAGTACGTCGACCGCCGCCGCTTCGGCTGGTGA
- a CDS encoding CPXCG motif-containing cysteine-rich protein, with product MPRDAFDLRDRHDDPDDRDLFDDPDADALSDDEDEDGDGSDDRDEDPDDVAALDEEFPLGDGVADTQAEVFCPYCGEPNEVALDPGGGGFQEYVEDCQVCCQPWRVFVSYQEDGSASVGVEPADGS from the coding sequence GTGCCCCGCGACGCCTTCGACCTGCGTGACCGCCACGACGATCCCGACGATCGCGACCTGTTCGACGACCCCGACGCCGACGCGTTAAGCGACGACGAGGACGAGGATGGCGACGGGTCCGACGACCGCGACGAGGATCCCGACGACGTCGCCGCGCTCGACGAGGAGTTCCCGCTGGGCGACGGCGTCGCGGACACGCAGGCCGAGGTGTTCTGCCCGTACTGCGGCGAGCCGAACGAGGTCGCGCTCGATCCGGGGGGCGGCGGCTTCCAGGAGTACGTCGAGGACTGCCAGGTGTGCTGCCAGCCCTGGCGCGTCTTCGTGAGCTATCAGGAGGACGGCAGCGCGTCGGTGGGCGTGGAGCCTGCGGACGGCAGCTGA
- a CDS encoding hemolysin family protein, translating into MASEEALSLGGIGLRLGAVLVLVLLNGFFVAAEFALVAARRSKIDQMAAEGDGKARVVQGAQEHLDRYISGTQLGITLASLALGWIGEPALASLIDRGLGALGIVDHAAPGVSAAAHSGAAIAVAFAIITFLHIVLGELAPKSLALAAPEGVSRHIATPLILFSRLMKPFIAVLNGAGNAVLKPFGIRPVGEGEHVHSPEELRLLVMQARAHGTLDESDSAMLAGVFDFHEKKAYDVMRPRTEVVALDVDATEDEVWAVLRSERYSRYPVYRDTLDDVIGVFLAKDLWLRADDEAPFRLEDYLREPAYVPSTRAAERVLDDLRRTRAHLAVVLDEYGGTAGIVTMEDLIEEVIGDINDEYDQREREAVEMDGVLELAGSMSLVDVRSDYHLPIPDGDWTTLGGYTFSAIGRLPRVGDRAPFPGGELEVVAMDGRRVAAVRVHRAGAAAARTDGAARA; encoded by the coding sequence GTGGCGTCGGAAGAGGCGTTGTCGTTGGGCGGCATCGGGCTCCGACTGGGAGCGGTGCTCGTGCTCGTGCTGCTCAACGGCTTCTTCGTCGCCGCGGAGTTCGCCCTCGTGGCGGCGCGCCGCTCGAAGATCGACCAGATGGCGGCCGAGGGGGACGGCAAGGCGCGCGTCGTCCAGGGGGCGCAGGAGCACCTCGACCGCTACATCTCGGGCACGCAGCTCGGCATCACGCTCGCCTCGCTCGCCCTCGGCTGGATCGGCGAGCCGGCGCTCGCGTCGCTCATCGACCGCGGGCTCGGCGCCCTCGGCATCGTCGATCATGCGGCGCCGGGGGTGAGCGCGGCGGCGCACAGCGGGGCCGCGATCGCCGTCGCGTTCGCGATCATCACCTTCCTGCACATCGTGCTCGGCGAGCTGGCACCCAAGTCGCTGGCGCTCGCCGCGCCCGAGGGCGTCAGCCGACACATCGCGACGCCGCTGATCCTCTTCTCGCGGCTCATGAAGCCGTTCATCGCGGTGCTCAACGGCGCCGGCAACGCGGTGCTCAAGCCGTTCGGCATCCGGCCGGTGGGCGAGGGCGAGCACGTGCACTCCCCCGAGGAGCTGCGGCTGCTCGTCATGCAGGCGCGCGCCCACGGCACGCTCGACGAGAGCGACTCCGCGATGCTCGCCGGCGTCTTCGACTTCCACGAGAAGAAGGCGTACGACGTCATGCGCCCGCGCACCGAGGTGGTCGCGCTCGACGTGGACGCGACCGAGGACGAGGTGTGGGCGGTGCTGCGCAGCGAGCGCTACTCGCGCTATCCGGTCTACCGCGACACGCTCGACGACGTGATCGGCGTCTTCCTCGCGAAGGACCTCTGGCTGCGCGCCGACGACGAGGCTCCGTTCCGCCTCGAGGACTACCTGCGCGAGCCCGCGTACGTCCCCTCGACGCGCGCGGCCGAGCGCGTGCTGGACGACCTGCGGCGTACGCGCGCGCACTTGGCCGTGGTGCTCGACGAGTATGGCGGCACCGCCGGCATCGTGACGATGGAGGACCTGATCGAGGAGGTCATCGGCGACATCAACGACGAGTACGACCAGCGCGAGCGCGAGGCCGTCGAGATGGACGGCGTGCTGGAGCTGGCCGGCTCGATGTCGCTGGTGGACGTGCGCTCCGACTACCACCTCCCGATTCCCGACGGCGACTGGACGACGCTCGGCGGCTACACGTTCAGCGCGATCGGGCGGCTGCCGCGCGTGGGCGACCGCGCGCCCTTCCCCGGCGGCGAGCTGGAGGTCGTGGCGATGGACGGCCGCCGCGTCGCCGCCGTGCGCGTGCACCGCGCCGGTGCGGCCGCCGCGCGCACCGACGGAGCGGCGCGCGCATGA